The following proteins are co-located in the Mesorhizobium australicum WSM2073 genome:
- a CDS encoding branched-chain amino acid ABC transporter permease, with protein MAATASDFSAATVLPKWVVPVLLLAFAYGVVPLIGSSYLFEAILLPFLALSLAGVGLNILTGYAGQVSLGSAAFMAAGVFAAYNFNLRVEGLPLIGSIFLAGIVAAAIGIVFGLPSLRLKGFYLAVSTLAAQFFVQWALTKFSWFSNNSASGVIDAPRLSISGFTLDGPVGRYFFALTIVVILTFFAYRLVSSQTGRNFIAIRDNETAARIIGIPVLETKLLAFAISSFVIGVAGVIWAFAYLRTVEPDGFDLDRSFQIMFIIIIGGLASIRGAFFGAALIVVFPLALSRLGGFLLGDVFDSGVLDMSQRIVLGVLIILFLILEPDGLVALWDRIRRRLLFAWQST; from the coding sequence ATGGCCGCGACTGCAAGCGACTTTTCCGCCGCGACTGTGCTGCCGAAATGGGTGGTGCCCGTACTCCTGCTCGCCTTCGCCTATGGGGTCGTGCCGCTGATCGGCTCGAGCTACCTGTTTGAGGCCATCCTGCTGCCGTTCCTGGCGCTCAGCCTCGCCGGTGTCGGCCTCAACATCCTGACCGGCTATGCCGGCCAGGTTTCGCTGGGTAGCGCCGCTTTCATGGCGGCAGGGGTCTTTGCCGCCTATAATTTCAACCTGCGCGTCGAAGGCCTGCCACTGATCGGCAGCATTTTCCTCGCCGGCATCGTGGCCGCCGCGATCGGCATCGTCTTCGGCTTGCCGAGCCTGCGGCTGAAAGGTTTTTACCTGGCGGTTTCGACGCTTGCCGCGCAGTTCTTCGTGCAATGGGCGCTGACCAAGTTCAGCTGGTTTTCCAACAACTCTGCATCCGGCGTCATCGACGCGCCGAGGCTGTCGATTTCAGGCTTCACACTCGATGGCCCCGTCGGCCGCTATTTCTTTGCGCTGACCATCGTCGTCATCCTGACTTTCTTCGCCTATCGGCTGGTATCGTCGCAGACGGGACGAAACTTCATCGCCATCCGCGACAACGAGACCGCCGCCCGCATCATTGGCATCCCGGTCTTGGAGACCAAGCTTCTGGCCTTTGCCATTTCGTCCTTCGTCATCGGCGTCGCAGGTGTCATCTGGGCGTTCGCTTATCTCAGGACCGTCGAGCCGGATGGCTTCGATCTCGACCGCTCGTTCCAGATAATGTTCATCATCATCATCGGCGGCCTCGCCTCGATCCGCGGCGCATTCTTCGGCGCCGCCCTGATCGTGGTCTTTCCGCTCGCACTGTCGCGCCTCGGCGGCTTCCTGCTTGGCGATGTCTTCGATTCGGGCGTGCTCGACATGAGCCAGCGCATCGTGCTCGGCGTCCTCATCATCCTGTTTCTGATCCTCGAACCCGACGGGCTGGTGGCCCTGTGGGACAGGATCCGAAGACGGCTCCTGTTCGCTTGGCAATCGACCTGA
- a CDS encoding ABC transporter ATP-binding protein has translation MPNDDIILAVDAVHATYINAITALHGVSFEIRRGGILALLGANGAGKTTTLKAVSNLLPAERGQVNAGSIRYDGSDVSRRKPGDLVRAGLVQVLEGRHCFKSLTVEENLVAGGIGRSGRRAEINADLERVYSYFPRLREKRRTLSGLTSGGEQQMTAIGRALMSRPRLLVLDEPSMGLAPLIVQDIFQTLKKLNRETGLSILVAEQNSAVALRYADHATVLENGVSILSGAAADLRQREDIRALYLGQQPSPAAKPSRLHAVA, from the coding sequence ATGCCGAACGACGACATCATCCTGGCCGTGGACGCGGTCCACGCCACCTATATCAACGCCATCACGGCGCTGCATGGCGTCAGCTTCGAGATCAGGCGGGGCGGGATTCTGGCGCTGCTCGGTGCCAACGGCGCCGGCAAGACCACCACGTTGAAGGCCGTCTCCAACCTGCTGCCGGCAGAGCGCGGCCAGGTCAACGCCGGCTCCATCCGCTATGATGGCTCGGATGTCTCGCGCCGCAAGCCGGGCGATCTCGTACGCGCCGGGCTGGTCCAGGTGCTGGAAGGCCGTCACTGTTTCAAGAGCCTCACCGTCGAGGAAAATCTGGTCGCCGGCGGCATCGGCCGCAGCGGCCGCCGAGCCGAAATCAACGCGGACCTCGAACGGGTTTATTCCTATTTTCCGCGTCTCAGGGAAAAGCGCCGGACATTGTCCGGCCTCACCTCCGGTGGCGAACAGCAGATGACTGCCATCGGCCGCGCGCTGATGTCGCGGCCGCGCCTGCTGGTTCTCGACGAGCCCTCGATGGGGCTTGCCCCGCTCATCGTGCAAGACATCTTTCAGACGCTGAAAAAACTCAACCGCGAGACCGGTCTGTCGATCCTGGTCGCCGAGCAGAACTCGGCGGTCGCGCTTCGCTATGCCGACCACGCCACTGTGCTCGAAAACGGCGTCTCGATCCTGTCCGGCGCGGCCGCCGATCTTCGCCAGCGCGAGGATATCAGGGCGCTCTATCTCGGCCAGCAGCCGTCGCCCGCCGCCAAGCCATCCCGTCTCCACGCCGTTGCCTGA
- a CDS encoding ABC transporter ATP-binding protein has protein sequence MPLPSYAIGVMEASVYAPEVFARGLPSALQPSEGHTAPVTGTAVATSPMLSLQAIGLSFGGVVALADIDLSVRSGEIRAIIGPNGAGKSSLINVISGVYRPDRGQVQLAGIDYAQVPTQRLAHLGVARTFQNLALFKGLSVLDNVATGLAYKVRSNFAGQVLGIGRSRGERRETRSRADQILEFLDLTAVRDRLAGTLPYGLRKRVELARALVAEPRLLLLDEPMAGMTSGEKSEMAAFVRAARDRFATTVVLIEHDVGVVMGLSDRVAVLDHGRKIADGTPDEVRNDQRVIDAYLGVASDNEDGAGI, from the coding sequence ATGCCGTTGCCCAGCTATGCCATAGGCGTGATGGAAGCCTCGGTCTATGCGCCGGAAGTTTTCGCGCGCGGCCTGCCCTCGGCGCTGCAGCCGTCCGAAGGTCATACCGCACCGGTAACAGGCACTGCGGTGGCCACATCTCCGATGCTTTCACTCCAGGCCATCGGCCTGTCGTTCGGCGGCGTCGTCGCGCTGGCCGACATCGATCTGTCTGTTCGATCAGGTGAAATCCGCGCCATTATCGGCCCGAACGGCGCCGGCAAGAGCTCGCTGATCAATGTCATCAGCGGTGTCTACCGGCCGGATCGCGGCCAGGTCCAGCTTGCCGGAATCGACTATGCGCAGGTGCCGACGCAGCGGCTGGCGCATCTCGGCGTCGCCCGGACTTTCCAGAACCTTGCTTTGTTCAAGGGACTGAGCGTCCTCGACAATGTCGCCACCGGCCTTGCCTACAAGGTCCGTTCCAACTTCGCCGGCCAGGTGCTCGGCATCGGACGATCGCGCGGCGAGCGACGTGAGACACGCAGCCGCGCCGATCAGATTCTCGAATTTCTCGACCTCACCGCCGTGCGCGATCGTCTTGCCGGCACGCTGCCCTACGGGCTGCGGAAGCGGGTCGAACTCGCCCGGGCGCTGGTCGCGGAGCCGCGCCTGCTGCTGCTCGACGAACCGATGGCCGGCATGACATCAGGTGAGAAAAGCGAAATGGCTGCTTTCGTGCGCGCCGCGCGTGACCGCTTTGCCACCACCGTCGTCCTGATCGAACACGATGTCGGCGTCGTCATGGGCCTGTCCGACCGTGTCGCCGTTCTCGACCATGGCCGCAAGATTGCCGACGGCACACCCGACGAGGTCCGCAACGACCAGCGCGTCATCGATGCCTATCTGGGCGTCGCCTCAGACAATGAGGACGGGGCGGGCATATGA
- a CDS encoding ABC transporter substrate-binding protein produces the protein MTFLSTIKAAALSAAMIVSVALPSAHADEQYFPLQSYRVGPYAAGGTGFFGGFIDYLNLINIRDGGVNGVKLTWDECETQYEVERGVECYERQKSHAGAAAWNPLSVGIAYAMIDRITADKVPLITVNHGRTDSTDGRVFPYVFPLLLNPYSETSGIVNYIAAKEGGIDKLKGKKIVVLYHGSPYGKETIPIYDLLAQKYGFTVQQIEVPHPGNEQQSQWLTIRRAKPDFVVLRGWGVMNPVALKTAVKVGYPVDHIVGNVWSNSEEDVIPAGDAAKGYTAITTQASGNTYSVVQEIVKTVYGAGKGNLEDKSRIGSVYHNLGIVNGILNVEAIRVAQEKFGHRTLTGDEVRWGFEHLKLDPSKVEALGAKDLFHSINVSWDNHEGEGYVTFQQWDGKKWNVVSDWIAPDWALLRPIIEKSAEAYAAEKGIKLRTADDANAVTTN, from the coding sequence ATGACCTTCCTCAGCACCATCAAGGCGGCGGCTTTGTCCGCGGCGATGATCGTGTCGGTGGCCTTGCCATCAGCTCATGCCGACGAACAATATTTCCCGCTGCAGAGCTATCGCGTCGGACCCTACGCGGCCGGCGGCACCGGCTTCTTCGGCGGCTTCATCGATTATCTCAACCTCATCAACATCCGCGACGGCGGCGTCAACGGCGTCAAGCTGACCTGGGACGAGTGCGAGACCCAGTATGAGGTCGAGCGCGGCGTCGAATGCTACGAGCGGCAGAAGAGCCATGCGGGTGCCGCTGCCTGGAACCCGCTCTCAGTGGGCATCGCCTATGCGATGATCGACCGTATCACCGCCGACAAGGTGCCGCTGATCACGGTCAACCATGGCCGCACCGACTCCACCGACGGGCGCGTCTTCCCTTACGTCTTCCCGCTGCTGCTCAACCCCTACAGCGAGACGTCAGGCATCGTGAACTATATCGCCGCCAAGGAAGGCGGCATCGACAAGCTCAAGGGCAAGAAGATCGTCGTGCTCTATCACGGCTCGCCCTACGGCAAGGAGACCATCCCGATATATGATTTGCTGGCGCAGAAATATGGCTTCACCGTGCAGCAGATCGAGGTGCCGCATCCCGGCAACGAACAGCAGTCGCAATGGCTGACCATCCGCCGCGCCAAGCCTGATTTCGTCGTCCTGCGCGGCTGGGGCGTGATGAACCCGGTGGCGCTGAAGACGGCGGTCAAGGTCGGCTATCCCGTCGACCACATCGTCGGCAATGTCTGGTCGAATTCGGAAGAGGACGTCATCCCCGCCGGCGATGCCGCCAAGGGCTACACCGCCATCACCACCCAGGCCTCGGGCAACACCTATTCGGTGGTGCAGGAGATCGTGAAGACCGTCTACGGCGCCGGCAAGGGCAATCTCGAAGACAAGTCGCGCATCGGCTCGGTCTACCACAATCTCGGCATCGTCAACGGCATCCTGAATGTCGAGGCGATCCGCGTCGCGCAGGAGAAGTTCGGCCATCGCACGCTGACCGGCGACGAAGTCCGCTGGGGCTTCGAACACCTCAAGCTCGACCCGTCCAAGGTCGAGGCGCTCGGGGCCAAGGACCTGTTCCACTCGATCAATGTCAGCTGGGACAACCACGAGGGCGAGGGCTACGTGACCTTCCAGCAGTGGGACGGCAAGAAGTGGAACGTCGTTTCCGACTGGATCGCGCCGGATTGGGCGCTGCTGCGGCCGATCATCGAGAAGTCGGCCGAGGCCTATGCCGCCGAGAAGGGCATCAAGCTGCGCACCGCCGACGATGCCAACGCCGTGACCACCAACTGA
- a CDS encoding branched-chain amino acid ABC transporter permease, translating to MIADFDYQFFIEVLVGGLLSGVMYSLVAIGFVLIYKTSGVLNFAQGAMLLFAALTFVSLVERGVPFALALVATFAIMVAIGIAIERTVLRPLTNKPPITLFMATLGLSYIIEGAAQLIWGTQVHGLDLGIEDVPLEVGGVLISQFDIFAAVVAAGMVLLLSLFFRYTRIGLAFRAVADDQFAALAVGLRLPLIWATVWAAAGLVALVAGLLWGARLGVQFSLSLVVLKALPVLVLGGFDSILGAIVGGLLIGASEKLAEVYIGDYFGGGIESWFAYVVALVFLLIRPSGLFGQKLVERV from the coding sequence ATGATCGCCGACTTCGACTATCAGTTCTTCATCGAGGTGCTCGTCGGCGGGCTGCTCTCCGGCGTCATGTATTCGCTGGTCGCGATCGGCTTCGTGCTGATCTACAAGACCTCGGGCGTGCTCAACTTCGCCCAAGGCGCGATGCTGCTGTTCGCCGCCCTTACCTTCGTCAGCCTTGTCGAACGCGGTGTTCCGTTTGCACTGGCGTTGGTGGCAACGTTCGCCATCATGGTGGCGATCGGCATCGCCATCGAGCGCACGGTGCTGAGGCCGCTAACCAACAAGCCGCCGATCACCCTGTTCATGGCGACGCTTGGACTGTCCTACATCATCGAGGGCGCCGCCCAACTGATCTGGGGCACGCAGGTCCATGGTCTTGACCTCGGTATCGAGGATGTGCCGCTGGAAGTCGGCGGCGTGCTGATCAGCCAGTTCGATATTTTTGCGGCGGTGGTCGCGGCCGGCATGGTTCTCCTGCTGTCGCTGTTCTTCCGCTACACCCGCATCGGCCTCGCCTTCCGCGCCGTCGCGGACGACCAGTTCGCCGCACTCGCGGTTGGCCTGCGTCTGCCACTGATCTGGGCCACCGTCTGGGCGGCGGCCGGCCTGGTCGCGCTGGTCGCCGGGCTGCTCTGGGGCGCCCGCCTAGGGGTGCAGTTCTCGCTGTCGCTGGTGGTGCTCAAGGCGCTGCCGGTGCTGGTGCTTGGCGGCTTCGATTCCATTCTTGGCGCCATTGTCGGCGGGCTCCTGATCGGCGCCAGCGAGAAGCTCGCCGAGGTCTATATCGGCGATTATTTCGGCGGCGGCATCGAGAGCTGGTTCGCCTATGTCGTCGCGCTTGTCTTCCTCCTGATCCGTCCTTCCGGCCTGTTCGGCCAAAAGCTCGTCGAAAGGGTCTGA